From the Toxoplasma gondii ME49 chromosome VIIa, whole genome shotgun sequence genome, one window contains:
- a CDS encoding aurora kinase (encoded by transcript TGME49_203010~Gene product name based on ToxoDB Community Expert Annotation. Predicted member of protein kinase family Other;Aur, (PMID:22047078).), whose amino-acid sequence MNFLSYKVSSSKQGLPAPACSGYIGDSPPDVTASCAESPFLYRRPSSPAQRHFQPLSSLSPLSKPVSANHVIDNVESPSTDSASESWSHGLPASASPAPLEQYVANPEGCAALDPGHTKIRPTTPARNSNYNGGNNDSVAVVESVAFPHFVTRRMTPTTLYSSQRSEDVVAPQHISLRYPSSPLRQSHSIQTRVPENGSNKPENHDTVCHSLPRHDGGAPSPGSQLAQSGGLSHKNWLQGLWSFPGGAWAAQAGASAFGVHTPQTSGSVLRQQRLGGTRVRQTNQLGASSYASVDCNGNRYPATLMQAHPETVSAESHVAQLQTQSPSAFGVTGVGTQASPMVTATQLRSVTPMLTKPELRRGPMNQQGSNLHQPVVPTQQPQVLNHRGEILASSDRPCPSTPWHGPTEVLPAIAACTTSGNRRMHGSAIHLSRAESANPSVASRIMSIGVSAGRSSSATPVRTQGITPEQGLQTLCHSQSHTVLQERPPSTKTPNSCFDAGGVNVTRVDSSFRVAVPGQSGNLLQLHQQLMSGHPLVISCIGSLGLSSNGDSFHRNREGNTLTYRRPNSTPPSVSRCHLRGSSFTSRTEGQSLRLPISGVGSATPHGGTDAGGRPGPCTSPEDGKTFNVTSIRRSDSHGGWRKVITPVESSSIGLTKQVQAEASFSGNSEATATGSPVFSSQKSSFASSVPVPFGTNASAPDSTKASVGRSDETHVQRQTGMSAGAVRCASGVVTHTRSVPGIRRSPGCGEPVAPSPSPQSDLCSPGESSGANQPSQTQAAVVASSAVSSGNSSARQQRMSVQLSEGLAGVAAGSACASACSSTRGSQSRVPLSTNRPGCLEAADFLQDKTPKVPSTPRLSSLDAASATQALLVNTRAGAGEVEAGSSSMGNGHDGVRYDPTNERLEGGSVPSGPSQNALRNVWSQKKDEAPIVSQLSSDDQTGGASGSCCSSLHRSESVQNERDAQLSSLKERLKITAQGGKTVTSSVKGTLSVGCSSMAQPLGGTAAQSKRVKTTDVVENSAKITDNALTETTPCGHHTPEKQDSPTNRRNANGEKDAAGLKPRTREAAEGQLRQIHTEGDAANLTENVAFPPDAGGEGLSSISCTDAHHDVIPLRTFLWNQDELPSKIISSKGGTHRHQEEDPEDALVNCQLDDFELADFRSGGDASLLGRGTYGVVRKLRQKATGKVYAVKSIEKDSVVRAGMVSQVEFELLVQKDLLRHRNVLRCFACMEDPEQVHLVLEYCSQGDLYTKIRSQPQRRLTEREAFVYFSQLVNGLHYLHSKGVTHRDLKLENLLLDGKNVLKIADLGWCGSVLGKSKNFNFCGTLDYLAPEMIKGVGHDWRVDIWGAGILLYEMLDGKPPFQSTRHFELIQQALKAEVAIPSHIAPDAGDLIVQLLRYDPEDRIPLHALPQHPWVKRMWSELRNEYYAKYPDAEQQRSCASCMQSDVDLHSEKSRSTMASRGCPPVDPTNKTSILAALPVAVTRASGRLQSPAPSQWIAVRGSGNMNGPPRNDAECVKAPSETASTAWFDSSRDCHEGAIGASASVGTKGSGPSVRSDTTIVPESPLSEDRLRQSEHQPEAGILPEQTALRHAFQNAPDDTNTLESEREKFDLSDGHLRRGSTRASSVGSRGAERSKPEIGVDHITKHSTHGPSTGIRMSPPEEMLEKTGHVENKHGSLQQRDQSTSDDLADLHSDPSETLPTDPHTDGSVSGERVGQRSQRRSSSFVTWQIRSSRGSHSHSSRGNTDTTQQPHDLHDDAAANLPSKKKKAFPSRVSKDSPGTLLGSMTGTRLSRSIIPSSSADQRRGGSRRSISQTTKARDTLARLKEGTDAARAALRAALISRIVDMKRSTYNAGPAGQAFAVSQLPLPTHITSRPSWVGSVRGAGSRATSSCTAQSRTLRGGKSVGRNPVGATAEKGAKGSLQPSRLLATQVTCKATRHHAQKEDTYGFLFEGSDLSETEKNKGDETSKESDTPLMEATASDTRPTLTGVQTQSETNELGHPRSESRGRPGMTTRMRQDGGSHLGSDAMPNHAACSQGIICAPVYTRAQSNIVQRPGALVHQENCHPPLRVMDEFVTPQTPNAFPKQAQTVQPEPSCAGRTGCGFQNAVIYSQNHLQCQRLCHTFQSSGRTREEMSGGQGNQMPTGTYETQLSMFRAGEYGPPAEASPLASISSSNSYDLLEQHHLEAPRVSSTDVRKTESREVEDFSAFVDHLSVGSTDDEWTAGTSRNIDAALLPSKNRGGNPSATVQRRLQRFGSTSARLSARSGLPRFRNHSEHSVRYGTRGSGSNQESLLEVSNAPSLANERRDDSRGGTSKHESAATSRGKEGGRGGSRGLDTSRLTQKGATQRGRTRCFPNATRTTSTIGTGKTDAGGSGGTAGGRADDAPGAKGGLRCGRNLDRVSKRKESPAAAASTTHGREGDDASLGQHRTMGATARQGSDSSARRLPLTRRDSQVATNATAGGNASLGCVGSGTTGNVQEVSPQALQTRVYSSGPIGSASCHPFHNKSTASPVAHGHHFGMHPGQPFRGTGSFTSMTGTRAQSPPPFVDVANRRPRSTPPSAFTATWSQPWSRLSPWGGRASRDVGGGGTGMTPQFSMSVYQDASASVNAQRTSRYTTCYQWPRASAVSVPVKVPPNVGHYKGVPSAWGAPSLSVLAPVNISSPQASLNRSLSPQAGMSAVTNPSSSLRSLQHGPWFQIPTDGGRMHSAGWLDGSMFHPLRSPPMAGGGFSQTIQNAGGEQVHQGTVACQNLQTATTAHRAAAVAAAMASGGNDRGTSAAGANLQPSWSSQSRKTQNAKWI is encoded by the coding sequence ATGAATTTCCTGAGTTATAAAGTATCGTCTTCCAAGCAAGGGTTACCAGCTCCTGCCTGCTCTGGGTACATTGGTGACAGCCCGCCAGATGTGACAGCTAGCTGCGCAGAATCTCCCTTCCTCTATAGGCGACCATCATCACCCGCTCAACGACATTTCCAGCCCCtaagttctctctctccattaTCGAAACCTGTTTCAGCAAACCACGTCATAGATAACGTGGAATCTCCATCAACAGACTCTGCCAGTGAGTCCTGGAGTCATGGGTTGCCGGCGAGTGCATCACCGGCTCCACTCGAACAGTACGTTGCGAATCCAGAGGGATGCGCTGCTCTTGACCCCGGACATACAAAAATTCGTCCAACGACACCGGCACGAAATAGCAACTACAATGGAGGCAACAATGATTCTGTGGCTGTTGTTGAGtccgtcgccttcccccACTTTGTCACTCGGAGGATGACGCCTACGACACTTTACAGCTCTCAACGTAGCGAAGATGTAGTTGCTCCGCAGCACATTTCGCTAAGGTatccgtcgtctcctctcagACAATCTCACTCAATCCAAACACGTGTTCCTGAAAACGGATCAAACAAGCCAGAGAATCACGACACGGTATGCCACTCCTTACCTCGACATGACGGCGGTGCACCGTCGCCTGGCTCTCAGCTCGCACAGTCGGGCGGTTTATCACATAAGAATTGGCTTCAGGGTCTCTGGTCTTTTCCAGGGGGCGCCTGGGCTGCTCAGGCGGGGGCCTCTGCTTTCGGCGTGCATACTCCCCAAACATCTGGGTCTGTGCTTCGGCAGCAAAGACTGGGAGGGACTCGAGTGAGGCAGACGAATCAGCTTGGCGCCAGCTCTTACGCTTCCGTGGATTGCAATGGAAACCGATATCCAGCAACCTTGATGCAAGCCCATCCAGAAACCGTCAGCGCTGAATCACATGTAGCGCAGCTACAGACGCAATCACCCAGTGCTTTTGGTGTAACCGGGGTTGGCACACAGGCATCTCCAATGGTGACAGCGACACAACTGCGGTCGGTGACGCCGATGCTGACAAAACCTGAACTACGTCGGGGACCGATGAACCAGCAGGGGAGTAATTTGCACCAGCCTGTGGTACCAACGCAGCAACCGCAAGTATTGAACCATCGCGGGGAAATTCTAGCGTCGTCTGACCGACCTTGCCCGTCTACGCCTTGGCACGGTCCGACGGAGGTCTTGCCAGCaatcgctgcatgcaccacaTCCGGAAACAGAAGGATGCATGGAAGTGCCATTCATCTGTCCCGTGCCGAAAGCGCTAACCCGTCTGTTGCAAGCAGAATAATGAGTATTGGCGTGAGCGCCGGGCGATCATCGAGTGCTACACCAGTTCGCACACAGGGTATTACTCCGGAACAGGGTCTTCAAACCCTATGTCACTCACAAAGCCACACTGTGCTTCAAGAGCGACCACCAAGCACCAAGACTCCGAACAGTTGTTTTGATGCAGGCGGCGTTAATGTAACACGCGTCGACAGCAGCTTCCGGGTGGCTGTCCCGGGACAGAGCGGTAATCTATTACAACTGCACCAGCAGCTGATGTCAGGGCATCCGCTTGTGATATCGTGTATTGGATCACTGGGTTTGAGCTcgaacggagacagtttTCACAGGAATCGCGAAGGGAATACATTGACATATCGACGGCCGAATTCTACCCCGCCATCCGTGTCACGATGTCATCTGCGAGGCTCCTCGTTTACGTCGAGAACTGAAGGGCAATCCTTACGACTGCCAATTTCGGGTGTCGGATCGGCCACGCCACATGGTGGCACAGACGCAGGTGGTCGGCCTGGTCCTTGCACGTCACCGGAAGATGGAAAAACTTTCAATGTTACTAGCATCAGGCGAAGTGATTCGCACGGTGGGTGGAGGAAGGTGATAACACCTGTAGAATCCTCAAGTATCGGCCTTACAAAGCAGGTGCAAGCTGAGGCGTCTTTTAGTGGGAACAGCGAAGCTACGGCAACAGGCTCCCCGGTATTCTCTTCCCAAAAgtcctccttcgcttcgtcgGTACCTGTACCCTTCGGAACAAATGCATCAGCTCCGGACTCTACCAAGGCTTCTGTTGGGCGGTCTGATGAGACTCACGTTCAGAGGCAAACCGGGATGAGCGCTGGTGCCGTGAGATGCGCCTCTGGGGTCGTGACACACACCCGTTCAGTACCTGGCATAAGGCGGTCACCAGGATGTGGTGAACCGGTGGCGCCTTCGCCATCTCCACAATCTGATCTCTGTTCGCCCGGGGAATCGTCAGGGGCAAATCAGCCGTCGCAGACTCAGGCGGCAGTCgtcgcttcgtctgctgtTAGCAGCGGTAATTCCTCTGCTCGGCAGCAGCGAATGAGCGTGCAGTTGAGCGAAGGCCTTGCGGGCGTTGCCGCAGGGTCGGCCTGCGCGTCAGCGTGTTCGTCGACACGAGGAAGCCAATCACGTGTCCCACTCAGCACCAATAGGCCTGGTTGTTTGGAAGCAGCTGATTTTCTTCAGGACAAGACCCCAAAAGTACCATCTACCCCAAGGCTGAGTTCGCTTGATGCCGCATCGGCGACCCAAGCGCTGTTAGTGAATACGCGGGCTGGAGCTGGAGAAGTGGAAGCTGGGTCATCGAGCATGGGGAATGGGCATGACGGAGTGCGGTATGATCCTACAAATGAAAGACTCGAAGGAGGTTCGGTCCCCTCAGGGCCGTCACAAAACGCGTTGCGCAACGTATGGTCGCAGAAAAAGGACGAAGCTCCTATTGTGAGCCAATTGTCGTCCGACGATCAAACTGGAGGTGCTAGTGGCAGTTGttgctcgtctctccacagaagcgagagcgTGCAGAACGAACGTGACGCGCAATTATCCAGCTTGAAGGAGAGACTCAAGATCACTGCTCAAGGCGGGAAAACTGTCACATCATCGGTGAAGGGCACTCTCTCTGTTGGGTGCTCCTCGATGGCTCAGCCACTTGGAGGCACTGCTGCCCAAAGCAAGAGGGTGAAAACCACAGACGTAGTCGAGAATTCCGCCAAAATCACAGACAACGCGTTAACAGAAACGACGCCTTGCGGACATCACActccagagaagcaggaTTCACCAACAAACAGAAGGAACGcaaatggagagaaggatGCGGCAGGATTGAAGCCAAGAACAAGGGAGGCTGCTGAGGGGCAACTCAGACAGATACATACTGAGGGTGATGCTGCGAACCTGACAGAAAACGTTGCATTTCCACCAGACGCTGGAGGAGAGGGATTATCGTCAATCAGCTGTACCGACGCACATCATGACGTTATTCCTCTTAGAACGTTTCTGTGGAACCAGGATGAGTTGCCCAGCAAAATCATATCGTCCAAGGGAGGAACTCATCGGCATCAAGAGGAAGACCCAGAGGACGCTTTAGTTAATTGTCAGCTGGATGATTTCGAATTAGCTGATTTTCGTTCGGGCGGCGATGCTAGTCTCCTCGGGAGAGGGACTTACGGTGTCGTACGGAAGCTCAGACAGAAAGCCACAGGGAAAGTGTATGCGGTAAAGTCAATCGAAAAGGACAGCGTCGTTCGCGCAGGGATGGTCAGTCAGGTTGAGTTTGAGTTGCTCGTTCAAAAGGATCTTCTACGACACCGAAACGTCCTGCGATGCTTCGCTTGCATGGAGGACCCCGAGCAAGTGCACCTTGTTCTGGAGTATTGTAGCCAGGGAGACTTGTACACGAAAATTCGTTCCCAGCCCCAACGGCGTTTAACCGAGCGCGAAGCGTTCGTATACTTCTCTCAGCTTGTTAATGGACTTCACTACCTTCACAGCAAGGGGGTTACCCACCGTGATTTGAAATTGGAAAATTTACTTTTGGATGGAAAGAATGTACTGAAAATCGCTGATTTGGGCTGGTGTGGTTCGGTCCTAGGGAAAAGCAAGAATTTCAACTTCTGCGGTACTCTTGATTACTTAGCACCCGAGATGATCAAGGGTGTTGGTCACGATTGGAGGGTTGACATCTGGGGCGCAGGCATTTTGCTTTACGAAATGCTAGATGGCAAGCCACCATTTCAATCAACACGCCACTTTGAGCTAATTCAGCAGGCTTTGAAAGCGGAAGTCGCGATCCCATCGCACATTGCTCCCGACGCCGGAGATCTTATAGTGCAATTACTTCGTTACGATCCAGAGGACCGTATACCGCTACATGCCTTACCCCAGCATCCTTGGGTGAAGCGGATGTGGTCTGAGCTCCGTAATGAGTACTACGCTAAGTATCCCGACGCGGAACAACAGCGTAGTTGTGCGTCATGCATGCAAAGTGATGTCGACCTTCACTCGGAGAAGTCAAGATCAACAATGGCCTCACGCGGCTGTCCACCTGTGGACCCAACAAATAAGACTTCAATTTTAGCAGCCCTCCCCGTAGCGGTTACCAGAGCATCTGGACGCCTGCAGAGCCCGGCGCCTTCACAATGGATCGCGGTTAGAGGTTCCGGCAACATGAATGGACCACCAAGGAACGATGCAGAATGTGTAAAGGCGCCATCGGAAACGGCTTCTACTGCGTGGTTTGACAGCTCTCGTGACTGTCATGAAGGAGCCATTGGTGCGTCTGCTTCGGTCGGTACGAAGGGCAGCGGTCCAAGTGTTCGATCGGACACTACCATTGTGCCAGAAAGTCCTCTGTCAGAAGATCGGTTGCGACAATCGGAGCATCAACCTGAGGCAGGTATTTTGCCTGAACAGACCGCTCTACGACACGCTTTTCAGAACGCCCCTGATGACACCAATACCCTTGAAAGCGAGCGTGAGAAATTCGATTTGTCAGATGGTCATCTCAGACGTGGCAGCACCAGGGCGTCGTCCGTCGGCTCGCGTGGAGCTGAACGGTCCAAGCCAGAAATAGGCGTGGATCACATTACAAAACACTCCACACACGGACCGAGTACCGGCATTCGCATGTCACCTCCAGAAGAGATGCTTGAGAAAACAGGCCATGTAGAAAACAAGCACGGGTCCTTACAACAGAGAGACCAGTCCACGTCCGACGATCTCGCGGATTTACATTCAGATCCATCAGAAACGCTGCCTACAGATCCGCACACTGATGGAAGTGTTTCCGGTGAAAGAGTGGGTCAGCGGAGCCAGAGAAGAAGTTCATCTTTCGTTACCTGGCAGATTCGGTCGTCCAGAGGTTCTCACTCACACAGTTCCCGTGGTAATACCGATACGACACAGCAGCCTCATGATCTTCACGATGATGCGGCAGCGAATCTGCCCTctaaaaagaagaaggctttCCCGTCGAGAGTCTCGAAAGACTCTCCAGGCACTCTTCTTGGCAGTATGACTGGCACAAGACTGTCGCGGTCCATCATTCCGTCCTCAAGCGCTGATCAGCGTCGAGGGGGCTCCAGACGGTCTATATCTCAAACTACAAAGGCGCGAGACACGCTAGCACGCCTTAAGGAAGGAACGGATGCTGCTCGTGCTGCATTACGTGCAGCGCTGATCAGCAGAATTGTGGATATGAAAAGGAGTACCTATAACGCTGGCCCGGCGGGACAGGCTTTCGCGGTGTCCCAACTGCCACTGCCAACTCATATCACATCGCGTCCAAGTTGGGTGGGTTCTGTGCGTGGCGCTGGAAGCCGAGCTACAAGCAGCTGCACTGCGCAGAGCCGAACACTGAGAGGAGGAAAATCTGTGGGTCGCAATCCTGTGGGTGCGACAGCTGAGAAAGGTGCAAAAGGTTCTCTGCAACCAAGTAGATTGTTGGCCACACAAGTGACGTGCAAGGCCACTAGGCATCATgcgcagaaggaagacacTTACGGGTTTCTTTTCGAAGGATCAGATCTgtccgagacagagaaaaacaagggaGATGAAACGTCGAAAGAATCAGACACACCCCTGATGGAGGCAACCGCAAGCGACACCCGCCCGACGCTCACAGGGGTGCAGACACAGAGCGAAACAAACGAATTAGGACACCCTCGCTCCGAGTCCCGTGGCCGCCCAGGGATGACAACCCGTATGCGGCAGGATGGTGGATCGCATCTCGGTTCGGATGCTATGCCCAACCACGCAGCATGTTCTCAGGGTATCATATGCGCTCCCGTATATACCAGGGCTCAGTCAAACATTGTACAACGGCCGGGGGCGCTTGTCCACCAGGAGAATTGCCACCCACCCCTGCGTGTGATGGACGAATTCGTTACACCTCAGACACCTAACGCTTTCCCTAAGCAGGCGCAGACGGTGCAGCCGGAACCATCTTGCGCAGGCCGTACTGGTTGTGGTTTCCAAAACGCTGTAATTTACTCACAAAACCACCTGCAGTGCCAACGACTGTGTCATACATTTCAGTCAAGTGGACGTACCAGAGAGGAGATGAGCGGTGGACAGGGAAATCAGATGCCAACGGGTACATACGAGACTCAACTGTCGATGTTCAGGGCAGGAGAATATGGCCCGCCAGCCGAGGCATCCCCCCTTGCCTCGATAAGCAGTTCAAACTCATACGATCTCCTGGAACAGCATCATTTGGAGGCTCCGCGGGTATCATCCACCGACGTGCGGAAAACGGAATCTCGTGAAGTGGAAGACTTCAGCGCCTTTGTGGACCACCTCTCTGTGGGTTCTACTGATGATGAATGGACTGCTGGAACATCACGCAACATAGATGCCGCATTACTTCCTTCAAAAAACAGAGGGGGGAACCCGTCAGCCACTGTTCAGCGGCGGCTCCAGCGTTTTGGCTCGACGTCAGCTCGTCTGTCAGCGCGGTCTGGACTGCCAAGATTCAGAAACCACTCAGAGCATTCTGTCAGGTATGGGACGAGGGGATCTGGTTCGAATCAAGAATCTCTTTTGGAGGTATCAAATGCTCCTTCATTAGCTAATGAACGACGGGATGACTCACGCGGAGGCACGTCAAAACACGAGAGTGCAGCAACTTCAAGAGGGAAGGAGGGAGGACGTGGAGGATCACGGGGTTTGGACACTTCCAGATTGACACAAAAGGGTGCTACCCAGAGAGGACGGACACGCTGCTTTCCTAATGCGACACGCACAACGTCCACTATTGGCACAGGAAAAACCGATGCAGGCGGCTCTGGGGGAACAGCTGGCGGTAGAGCAGACGACGCACCGGGTGCTAAGGGAGGGTTGAGGTGTGGAAGAAATCTGGACAGGGTCTCGAAACGAAAGGAGAGCCCAGCAGCCGCGGCCTCTACAACCCACGGCCGCGAAGGGGATGACGCCTCGTTAGGTCAGCACCGAACCATGGGAGCGACAGCACGCCAAGGAAGTGACAGCAGCGCTAGGAGGCTCCCCCTAACGAGGCGTGACAGCCAAGTCGCCACTAATGCGACGGCCGGCGGCAACGCCTCCCTTGGATGTGTGGGATCGGGGACGACTGGAAACGTGCAGGAGGTATCCCCACAGGCACTGCAAACCCGCGTTTATTCCTCAGGTCCGATTGGCAGTGCGTCGTGCCATCCATTCCATAATAAGAGCACCGCATCTCCCGTAGCGCACGGCCATCATTTCGGAATGCATCCAGGTCAGCCTTTCCGTGGGACCGGTTCGTTCACGTCGATGACTGGTACCCGCGCGCAAAGCCCCCCACCTTTTGTGGACGTGGCCAACCGGCGTCCGCGAAGCACGCCTCCTTCGGCATTCACAGCCACCTGGAGTCAACCCTGGTCCCGCCTTTCCCCGTGGGGGGGGCGGGCCTCTCGAGATGttggaggaggaggaaccGGAATGACACCACAGTTTTCGATGTCTGTGTACCAAGATGCCTCGGCATCCGTGAACGCACAACGAACATCAAGGTACACAACTTGCTACCAGTGGCCGCGCGCTTCGGCGGTTTCTGTTCCTGTGAAGGTTCCCCCCAATGTCGGGCATTATAAAGGTGTCCCATCTGCCTGGGGGGCCCCTAGTTTGTCTGTCTTAGCTCCAGTCAACATCTCTTCCCCACAGGCATCTTTGAATCGCTCTCTGTCCCCTCAAGCCGGAATGAGCGCTGTCACGAAcccctcgtcctcgctcCGTTCGCTTCAACACGGCCCATGGTTTCAGATTCCTACAGACGgaggacgcatgcactctgCAGGATGGCTAGATGGATCCATGTTCCACCCTCTTCGTTCGCCGCCCATGGCTGGTGGGGGTTTTTCCCAGACGATCCAAAACGCTGGAGGTGAACAAGTTCACCAGGGGACTGTAGCATGCCAAAACCTCCAGACAGCCACGACAGCTCACCGTGCAGCTGCAGTCGCAGCGGCCATGGCTAGCGGAGGCAACGACAGAGGCACAAGTGCCGCCGGGGCGAATCTTCAACCTTCTTGGAGCTCTCAGTCCCGTAAAACCCAAAACGCTAAATGGATTTGA
- a CDS encoding hypothetical protein (encoded by transcript TGME49_203000) — MPIPFVYMPVSDSSLCDTNTAGRTSLRPPPGTGGATGGKYASARAVAGQRRSDTRVRGAFFSARGPSASTPDDTDIESGNEEPVDYSPGVNTSGGSFGVSLQKRPSNSTLTGVAALSMADIPLVAAEGSNMMGRRVHPNRVASTLTAQLDPLMLTGRSEDLDERPASQAPRRSVHTQVSDEHEDGIVLVPVRRSVARGEGKEQTKFQAVSRIQDKDEDSWEHENKKASTVQQGFAPVPPQCISSAPAETSVASRKPSGSANTRRKSSVPAVVNDASIIIGSGSVLRQGCYEPDQEWQDTGVVANTSQLKGDAETATVRPRGAFRKSSCERARSVVPLASQAKKKVELFDDAKHLTSDVRSLSKGALGRTLQASKRPELPRQNASSRYSNRQSSLPVAAGQNDGVQHRSSERDVREGRGVPLSAAPVGEPPRSHRRQLQRGDELSDDNAHFDHGESSVEKRRCQTGLGGRRSTRLQGSAAAVRAATGRRIAAVEDTKESEAPDVETGVERGEYPEEVSALASCRSVRHSNKGRGRVTMGVSPATDQYLLRSSQVYGCRKTMRFAADGNGDEYEESRRKAASWAATPRDSFGGKRSVQENLFTDSDQEEECDGEEGNQTSDNADDFAGGEIASTYDASDSIQAAQEDENGTILVPLRRSTRRQTNSSTPRRMSTRVRESESNPSTRKNSSGCCCGFMCCCGPEVLADTPGDSPDMSLATPPQPKDAREKQPKDPLRISITQKRCGQNDVTGEASHNLVTSTRRATLQLPFVTAPRNVCKATEMTLDTRSLQPPLFNYSLYFFPTQNTCSSLRTRKCFSQSDYLRHSISRVSRQQLRAH; from the coding sequence ATGCCCATTCCTTTTGTATACATGCCAGTTTCTGATTCCTCCCTTTGTGATACGAACACAGCGGGGAGGACATCATTACGGCCTCCACCCGGCACAGGGGGAGCCACTGGCGGGAAATACGCATCTGCACGAGCAGTAGCTGGACAGCGGCGCTCGGACACACGGGTGCGGGGTGCCTTTTTCTCAGCCCGGGGTCCCTCCGCGTCCACGCCGGACGACACGGACATCGAGTCTGGCAACGAGGAACCGGTCGACTACAGCCCTGGTGTTAACACATCAGGCGGAAGTTTTGGAGTATCGCTGCAGAAGCGGCCTTCCAACTCGACGCTAACTGGAGTCGCAGCGTTATCGATGGCAGACATCCCGCTTGTGGCTGCTGAGGGGTCTAACATGATGGGCAGGCGGGTGCATCCCAACAGAGTTGCATCAACGCTGACGGCGCAGCTTGATCCTTTAATGTTAACAGGGCGTTCGGAAGATCTCGATGAGAGACCAGCATCACAAGCGCCACGAAGGAGCGTACATACTCAAGTGTCGGATGAACATGAAGACGGTATTGTCCTTGTACCTGTTCGGAGATCTGTTGCCCGCGGCGAAGGCAAGGAACAAACGAAATTTCAGGCTGTTTCCCGCATCCAAGACAAGGACGAGGACAGTTGGGAACATGAAAACAAAAAGGCGTCAACTGTACAGCAGGGTTTTGCACCTGTGCCACCACAGTGCATCTCAAGCGCTCCGGCAGAAACGTCGGTGGCTTCTAGAAAACCATCGGGGTCCGCGAACACCAGACGTAAAAGCAGCGTTCCCGCTGTGGTCAACGATGCTTCAATCATTATCGGCAGCGGCTCAGTGCTGCGCCAAGGCTGCTACGAACCAGACCAGGAGTGGCAAGACACGGGTGTAGTAGCCAACACTTCACAGCTAaagggagacgcggagactgCGACTGTCCGTCCGCGAGGGGCATTCCGAAAGTCCTCGTGCGAACGCGCAAGGTCTGTGGTACCATTAGCATCACAAGCCAAAAAAAAAGTCGAATTATTCGACGACGCTAAACACTTGACTTCTGATGTCCGATCTCTCAGCAAAGGTGCCCTGGGACGGACACTGCAAGCCTCTAAACGTCCCGAGCTCCCACGCCAAAATGCCTCAAGTAGGTATTCCAATCGCCAGTCGTCCCTACCAGTCGCAGCGGGGCAGAACGACGGCGTCCAACATAGATCGTCTGAAAGGGACGTTAGGGAGGGACGGGGGGTTCCCCTGTCCGCCGCACCAGTCGGTGAGCCGCCACGAAGTCACAGAAGACAATTgcaacgaggagacgaactATCAGACGACAATGCACATTTTGACCACGGTGAAAGCAGTGTAGAGAAACGGCGGTGCCAAACTGGTCTTGGTGGTAGACGTTCGACTAGGCTCCAAGGGTCGGCTGCAGCAGTACGCGCGGCCACTGGTCGCCGCATTGCTGCAGTGGAGGACACAAAAGAGTCTGAGGCACCTGACGTAGAAACTGGCGTCGAGAGGGGAGAATACCCAGAAGAGGTTTCTGCTCTTGCATCTTGCCGCAGCGTCCGGCATTCCAATAAGGGCAGAGGACGGGTCACCATGGGGGTGAGCCCCGCCACGGATCAATATCTACTGCGATCTTCTCAGGTTTACGGATGCCGAAAAACGATGCGCTTCGCTGCTGATGGAAACGGTGACGAATATGAAGAGAGTCGCCGGAAGGCAGCAAGTTGGGCGGCAACCCCGCGTGATTCCTTTGGCGGCAAGCGATCGGTCCAGGAAAATCTTTTTACTGACAGCGACCAAGAGGAGGAGTgtgatggagaagaagggaaccAGACTTCGGATAATGCAGATGATTTCGCAGGGGGGGAGATTGCAAGTACCTATGACGCATCCGACAGCATACAAGCAGCACAAGAAGATGAAAACGGAACAATTCTTGTTCCGCTGAGAAGAAGTACTCGGCGACAAACGAACTCGTCAACCCCTCGCCGCATGTCAACGAGAGTTCGGGAAAGCGAGTCAAACCcttcaacgaggaaaaaCTCTTCAGGCTGTTGTTGTGGCTTCATGTGTTGTTGCGGGCCTGAAGTGCTTGCTGACACACCAGGAGATTCACCAGACATGTCTCTAGCTACGCCACCTCAACcgaaagacgcgagagagaaacagccaAAGGACCCTCTTCGAATTTCGATAACGCAAAAACGCTGTGGTCAAAATGATGTTACAGGGGAAGCATCACACAACCTAGTAACCTCTACAAGGAGGGCCACCCTTCAGTTGCCTTTCGTCACGGCGCCCCGGAACGTCTGTAAGGCGACTGAAATGACACTGGACACCCGTAGTCTACAACCTCCTCTCTTCAACTACTCCTTGTACTTCTTTCCCACACAAAACACGTGTTCGTCGTTAAGGACACGAAAATGTTTCTCCCAGAGTGACTACCTCCGGCACAGCATCTCTCGCGTTTCAAGACAACAGCTTAGGGCGCACTGA